A window from Bubalus kerabau isolate K-KA32 ecotype Philippines breed swamp buffalo chromosome 5, PCC_UOA_SB_1v2, whole genome shotgun sequence encodes these proteins:
- the ANGEL2 gene encoding protein angel homolog 2 isoform X4: protein MSYNILSQDLLEDNSHLYKHCRRPVLHWSFRFPNILKEIKHFDADVLCLQEVQEDHYGTEIRPSLESLGYHCEYKMRTGRKPDGCAICFKHSKFSLLSVNPVEFYRRDVPLLDRDNVGLVLLLQPKIPSAASPAICVANTHLLYNPRRGDIKLTQLAMLLAEISSVSHQKDGSFCPIVMCGDFNSVPGSPLYSFIKEGKLNYEGLAIGKVSGQEQSSRGQRILSIPIWPPNLGISQNCVYEVQQVPKVEKPDGDLTQTELDKTEVLVTAEKLSSNLQHHFSLSSVYSHYFPDTGIPEVTTCHSRSAITVDYIFYSAEKEGVAEQPGAEVALVGGLKLLARLSLLTEQDLWTVNGLPNENNSSDHLPLLAKFRLEL from the exons ATGTCCTATAATATACTTTCACAAGATTTACTGGAAGACAATTCACACCTTTATAAACACTGCCGGCGGCCAGTATTACATTGGAGTTTTAGGTTTCCAAAtattctgaaagaaattaaacacTTTGATGCAGAT GTACTTTGTTTGCAAGAAGTTCAAGAAGATCATTACGGAACCGAGATCAGGCCAAGTTTGGAATCATTGG gtTATCACTGTGAATACAAGATGCGGACAGGAAGGAAACCTGATGGCTGTGCCATTTGCTTCAAACATTCCAAATTTTCACTCCTATCAGTGAACCCGGTGGAATTCTACCGCCGTGATGTTCCTCTATTAGACAGAGACAATGTTGGATTAGTGTTGCTCTTGCAACCCAAGATTCCAAGCGCTGCCTCCCCTGCCATCTGTGTAGCTAACACACATCTGTTGTATAACCCAAGGCGAGGTGACATTAAACTGACCCAATTGGCAATGCTTCTGGCAGAGATTTCCAGCGTTTCCCATCAGAAAGACGGCAGCTTCTGCCCCATTGTTATGTGTGGGGACTTCAATTCTGTTCCTGGTTCTCCACTCTATAGTTTTATTAAGGAAGGAAAATTGAATTATGAAGGACTCGCCATAGGAAAG GTATCTGGCCAGGAACAGTCTTCACGGGGACAAAGAATTTTATCTATTCCAATTTGGCCCCCAAACCTAGGTATCTCACAGAACTGTGTGTATGAGGTACAGCAGGTACCAAAAGTAGAAAAGCCAG ATGGTGATCTGACACAGACCGAGCTGGACAAAACGGAAGTCCTAGTAACAGCTGAAAA GTTATCTTCAAATTTACAGCACCATTTCAGCTTGTCATCTGTTTATTCACATTATTTTCCTGACACTGGAATCCCAGAAGTGACCACCTGTCATTCCCGAAGTGCCATAACTGTGGATTATATTTTCTATTCTGCTGAAAAGGAAGGTGTTGCTGAGCAGCCAG GAGCTGAAGTTGCTTTGGTTGGTGGCTTGAAACTTCTAGCCAGACTGTCGCTTCTTACAGAACAAGACTTATGGACTGTTAATGGACTTCCAAATGAAAATAACTCTTCAGATCATTTGCCTTTATTGGCTAAATTCAGACTTGAACTCTGA
- the ANGEL2 gene encoding protein angel homolog 2 isoform X3, whose translation MEGTIQRHWEYICNHNKENTKILGDENVDPICEDSENKFDFSVMSYNILSQDLLEDNSHLYKHCRRPVLHWSFRFPNILKEIKHFDADVLCLQEVQEDHYGTEIRPSLESLGYHCEYKMRTGRKPDGCAICFKHSKFSLLSVNPVEFYRRDVPLLDRDNVGLVLLLQPKIPSAASPAICVANTHLLYNPRRGDIKLTQLAMLLAEISSVSHQKDGSFCPIVMCGDFNSVPGSPLYSFIKEGKLNYEGLAIGKVSGQEQSSRGQRILSIPIWPPNLGISQNCVYEVQQVPKVEKPDGDLTQTELDKTEVLVTAEKLSSNLQHHFSLSSVYSHYFPDTGIPEVTTCHSRSAITVDYIFYSAEKEGVAEQPGAEVALVGGLKLLARLSLLTEQDLWTVNGLPNENNSSDHLPLLAKFRLEL comes from the exons GCACAATACAACGGCATTGGGAATATATATGTAACCATAATAAAGAAAACACGAAGATCCTAGGAGACGAAAATGTTGACCCCATATGTGAAGACAGTGAGAACAAGTTTGACTTTTCAGTGATGTCCTATAATATACTTTCACAAGATTTACTGGAAGACAATTCACACCTTTATAAACACTGCCGGCGGCCAGTATTACATTGGAGTTTTAGGTTTCCAAAtattctgaaagaaattaaacacTTTGATGCAGAT GTACTTTGTTTGCAAGAAGTTCAAGAAGATCATTACGGAACCGAGATCAGGCCAAGTTTGGAATCATTGG gtTATCACTGTGAATACAAGATGCGGACAGGAAGGAAACCTGATGGCTGTGCCATTTGCTTCAAACATTCCAAATTTTCACTCCTATCAGTGAACCCGGTGGAATTCTACCGCCGTGATGTTCCTCTATTAGACAGAGACAATGTTGGATTAGTGTTGCTCTTGCAACCCAAGATTCCAAGCGCTGCCTCCCCTGCCATCTGTGTAGCTAACACACATCTGTTGTATAACCCAAGGCGAGGTGACATTAAACTGACCCAATTGGCAATGCTTCTGGCAGAGATTTCCAGCGTTTCCCATCAGAAAGACGGCAGCTTCTGCCCCATTGTTATGTGTGGGGACTTCAATTCTGTTCCTGGTTCTCCACTCTATAGTTTTATTAAGGAAGGAAAATTGAATTATGAAGGACTCGCCATAGGAAAG GTATCTGGCCAGGAACAGTCTTCACGGGGACAAAGAATTTTATCTATTCCAATTTGGCCCCCAAACCTAGGTATCTCACAGAACTGTGTGTATGAGGTACAGCAGGTACCAAAAGTAGAAAAGCCAG ATGGTGATCTGACACAGACCGAGCTGGACAAAACGGAAGTCCTAGTAACAGCTGAAAA GTTATCTTCAAATTTACAGCACCATTTCAGCTTGTCATCTGTTTATTCACATTATTTTCCTGACACTGGAATCCCAGAAGTGACCACCTGTCATTCCCGAAGTGCCATAACTGTGGATTATATTTTCTATTCTGCTGAAAAGGAAGGTGTTGCTGAGCAGCCAG GAGCTGAAGTTGCTTTGGTTGGTGGCTTGAAACTTCTAGCCAGACTGTCGCTTCTTACAGAACAAGACTTATGGACTGTTAATGGACTTCCAAATGAAAATAACTCTTCAGATCATTTGCCTTTATTGGCTAAATTCAGACTTGAACTCTGA